From one Salinibacterium hongtaonis genomic stretch:
- a CDS encoding M13 family metallopeptidase — protein sequence MTNSGIDLDELDPTIRPQDDLFRHVNGRWIKRTQIPSDKARYGSFYVLAEEAEKAVRDIIEESVDAEPGTEQRKFGDLFTSFLDTERIEKLGAEPLKPALAQVDAVDSVPNFVTTLGRLERQGVGGFLQLFVDNDPGNPERYLVFAEQGGLGLPDESYYRDEKFASVREAYEPFVQRMLSLAGVQDAAAAASRIVALETDIAGLHWDNVRTRDSQATYNLRAWADVPATGGLDLNAWRDAMQPPASSFDEIVVREPSFMEGLGELLTDDRLDAWKDWLRWQVIRASAPYLSDDFVQTNFDFYGRTLTGTPELRARWKRGVSFVEGAMGEAVGRIYVERHFPPTAKAAMDVLVDNLIEAYRQSIAQLPWMTDATRVRALEKLEKFTPKIGFPVKWRDYSALEVDPTDLIGNVRAAAEVEFQRELGKIGRPIDRDEWFMTPQTINAYYNPGFNEIVFPAAILQYPFFDEERDAAANYGAIGAVIGHEIGHGFDDQGSRYDGNGLLTDWWTDEDRAAFERLTSSLIAQYDALAPRQTPDHHVNGALTIGENIGDLGGLGIAWKAYLISLGGEEPPVVEGLSGAERFFLSWAQAWQLKARDEEVIRLLAIDPHSPNEFRCNQIVRNIDAFYDTFGVTESDELWLDPQERVTIW from the coding sequence ATGACGAATTCCGGCATCGACCTCGACGAACTTGACCCCACCATCCGACCTCAGGATGACCTGTTCAGGCACGTCAACGGGCGCTGGATCAAGAGAACCCAGATTCCCTCGGATAAGGCCCGCTATGGCTCGTTCTATGTTCTTGCCGAGGAGGCCGAGAAGGCCGTCCGCGACATTATCGAGGAGTCGGTGGATGCCGAGCCCGGCACCGAGCAGCGCAAGTTCGGAGACTTGTTCACGAGTTTTCTCGACACCGAACGCATCGAGAAGCTGGGTGCCGAGCCACTGAAGCCCGCGCTCGCCCAGGTTGATGCCGTCGACTCTGTGCCCAACTTTGTGACGACACTTGGCCGCCTTGAGCGGCAGGGTGTTGGCGGGTTCCTGCAGCTGTTTGTGGACAATGACCCCGGCAACCCCGAGCGTTACCTCGTATTCGCGGAGCAGGGTGGCCTCGGGCTGCCCGACGAGTCGTACTACCGCGACGAGAAGTTCGCATCGGTGCGCGAGGCCTACGAGCCCTTCGTTCAGCGGATGCTCTCCCTCGCCGGCGTGCAGGATGCCGCGGCAGCCGCATCCAGAATCGTCGCCCTCGAGACCGACATCGCCGGTCTGCACTGGGACAACGTGCGCACCCGCGACAGCCAGGCAACCTACAATTTGCGGGCCTGGGCCGATGTTCCCGCGACGGGCGGGCTCGACTTGAACGCCTGGCGCGACGCAATGCAGCCGCCCGCCTCAAGCTTTGACGAGATCGTCGTGCGCGAGCCGAGCTTCATGGAGGGTCTCGGCGAGTTGCTCACAGACGACCGGCTCGACGCGTGGAAGGACTGGCTGCGCTGGCAGGTCATCCGTGCCTCGGCCCCCTACCTGAGCGACGACTTCGTGCAGACCAACTTTGACTTCTATGGCCGCACTCTCACCGGCACCCCAGAGCTGCGGGCCCGATGGAAGCGCGGCGTCTCGTTCGTTGAGGGAGCGATGGGTGAGGCCGTTGGCCGCATCTATGTGGAGCGGCACTTTCCACCCACAGCAAAGGCCGCCATGGATGTGCTGGTCGACAACCTCATCGAGGCCTACCGCCAGAGCATCGCGCAGCTGCCGTGGATGACGGATGCGACCCGTGTGCGCGCGCTCGAGAAGCTGGAGAAGTTCACGCCCAAGATCGGATTCCCGGTTAAGTGGCGCGACTACTCGGCGCTCGAGGTTGACCCCACTGACCTGATCGGCAATGTTCGCGCCGCCGCCGAGGTGGAGTTCCAGCGCGAGCTGGGCAAGATCGGCCGCCCCATCGACCGCGACGAGTGGTTCATGACGCCGCAAACAATCAACGCTTATTACAACCCCGGTTTTAACGAGATCGTCTTCCCCGCCGCGATTTTGCAGTACCCGTTCTTTGACGAGGAGCGGGATGCTGCGGCCAACTACGGCGCGATCGGCGCCGTGATCGGCCACGAGATCGGCCACGGCTTCGACGATCAGGGGTCGCGTTACGACGGCAATGGCCTGCTCACCGACTGGTGGACCGACGAGGACCGCGCCGCCTTCGAGCGCTTGACGTCGTCGCTCATCGCCCAGTACGACGCTCTTGCGCCCCGCCAGACACCAGACCACCACGTCAACGGCGCGCTCACGATCGGCGAGAACATCGGCGACCTGGGCGGCCTCGGCATCGCCTGGAAGGCCTACCTGATCTCGCTCGGCGGAGAGGAGCCGCCCGTCGTTGAAGGGCTCTCTGGAGCCGAGCGATTCTTCTTGTCGTGGGCTCAGGCCTGGCAGCTCAAGGCGCGCGACGAAGAGGTCATCCGCCTGCTGGCGATAGACCCGCACTCGCCCAATGAGTTCCGCTGCAACCAGATCGTTCGCAATATCGATGCCTTCTACGACACCTTCGGCGTCACGGAGAGCGACGAGCTGTGGCTCGACCCGCAGGAGCGCGTCACGATCTGGTAG
- a CDS encoding glycoside hydrolase family 2 protein, with translation MTLLTPWGEALDRSSVLPEYPRPQLVRESYLNLNGVWDYAIVPGQAFTEPAAWDGEIVVPFSPEAPLSGVERQLMPGETLWYRRSVTLPEGFMQGRVLLHFGAVDERCRVYLNGVEVGSHQGGYLPFSVDVTESLTSGTAALTVAVHDDSDTASHSRGKQKLTRGGIWYTAQSGIWQTVWIESVPPVYVERLVITPQLADSAVDMLVETSAPGSASVTGSASVTVSADGTVVAVAQVSPGTAARIPLPDVRAWSPEHPFLYDVTVTLGDDTVTSYFGMRSFGVGPDASGVQRLLLNGKPFFHAGVLDQGYWPDGLYTPPSDEAMIYDIQTMKDLGFTMLRKHIKIEPMRWYHHCDRIGMLVWQDAVNGGSSYNPAVITIPAVAPLRLNDKHYRAFGRADAGGREQFRRELRDTVELLRSVPSLALWVPFNEGWGQFDALDATRELRQLDPTRPVDHASGWHDQGGGDLHSLHVYFRAFRAPRADGRVLALTEYGGYSLRIPGHEWGASVFGYKRFDDPARFADALVRLHEEQIVPAIAQGLSATVYTQLSDVEGEINGLLSYDRRVVKAPAERIRAFTAQLRL, from the coding sequence GTGACCCTGCTCACCCCGTGGGGTGAGGCGCTCGATCGCTCCTCCGTTCTGCCCGAGTACCCCCGCCCGCAGCTCGTGCGGGAGAGCTACCTCAACCTCAACGGCGTATGGGATTATGCGATCGTGCCCGGGCAGGCGTTCACGGAGCCCGCAGCGTGGGATGGCGAGATCGTCGTGCCGTTCTCCCCCGAGGCCCCGCTCTCGGGAGTCGAACGTCAACTGATGCCGGGCGAAACGCTCTGGTATCGCCGCTCGGTAACGCTCCCAGAGGGTTTCATGCAGGGACGAGTTCTTCTGCATTTTGGGGCCGTGGATGAACGCTGTCGCGTCTATCTCAACGGCGTAGAGGTCGGCTCGCACCAGGGTGGCTACCTCCCGTTCTCCGTCGACGTGACAGAGTCGCTCACGTCGGGAACGGCCGCGCTCACGGTGGCCGTCCACGACGACAGCGACACCGCATCGCACTCGCGCGGCAAGCAAAAGCTCACACGCGGCGGAATTTGGTACACCGCACAGTCCGGCATCTGGCAGACCGTGTGGATCGAATCGGTGCCGCCGGTTTATGTTGAGCGGCTCGTGATCACGCCACAGCTGGCCGATTCAGCAGTCGACATGCTCGTCGAGACCTCCGCACCAGGCTCGGCCAGCGTCACAGGCTCGGCTAGCGTCACCGTCTCCGCCGACGGCACCGTCGTCGCCGTCGCCCAAGTCTCCCCCGGCACTGCCGCGCGCATCCCTCTCCCCGACGTTCGGGCGTGGAGCCCCGAGCATCCGTTTCTTTACGACGTCACGGTGACGCTCGGCGACGACACCGTCACCAGCTATTTCGGTATGCGATCGTTTGGCGTCGGCCCCGATGCATCCGGGGTTCAGCGCCTACTGCTCAACGGCAAGCCCTTCTTTCACGCGGGAGTGCTCGACCAGGGCTACTGGCCAGACGGGCTCTACACGCCGCCCTCCGACGAGGCGATGATCTACGACATCCAGACCATGAAGGACCTCGGCTTCACGATGCTGCGCAAGCACATCAAGATCGAGCCGATGCGCTGGTATCACCACTGCGACCGCATCGGCATGCTCGTGTGGCAAGACGCCGTCAACGGCGGCAGCAGCTACAACCCGGCCGTCATCACGATTCCCGCCGTGGCACCGCTGCGGCTCAACGACAAGCACTATCGGGCATTCGGGCGGGCGGATGCCGGTGGCCGCGAGCAATTCCGTCGCGAACTGCGCGACACGGTCGAGCTGCTGCGCAGTGTGCCCAGCCTCGCCCTGTGGGTGCCATTCAACGAGGGGTGGGGGCAGTTCGACGCGCTCGATGCCACCCGCGAGCTGCGACAGCTCGACCCCACCAGGCCGGTGGATCACGCGAGCGGATGGCACGACCAAGGCGGCGGCGACCTGCACAGTCTGCACGTGTACTTTCGAGCATTCCGGGCACCGCGGGCGGATGGCAGAGTGCTCGCGCTCACCGAATACGGCGGCTACAGCCTGCGCATCCCGGGGCACGAGTGGGGCGCGAGCGTGTTCGGTTACAAGCGCTTCGACGACCCTGCTCGTTTTGCCGACGCCCTCGTAAGACTTCACGAGGAGCAGATTGTGCCTGCGATCGCCCAGGGGCTCTCCGCCACCGTCTACACGCAGCTCAGCGACGTCGAAGGCGAGATCAATGGCCTGCTCAGCTACGACCGGCGCGTGGTCAAGGCTCCCGCCGAGCGTATCCGGGCCTTCACGGCTCAGCTCCGGTTGTAA
- a CDS encoding MFS transporter encodes MATTAATSAPTRLGGRTWTSLVILGLVGQLAWAVENMYLNLFVYDTITDDPTAIAVMVAASAITATLATFLVGAASDRLRKRRIFIAGGYVLWGLSTAAFGFVSVDGIATIAAAGNAVVITVVAVILLDCIMSLFGSGANDAAFNAWVTESTVPSNRGRVEGVLSVMPLLAMLIVFGGFDGLTQAGQWREFFIIIGLLTTSVGVLAWFLVKDSPTMQAQTDGYLKAVIHGLRPSVMRATPQLYVTLAVLAVVSIGAQVFMPYLIIYIQRYLRIDGYAIVLGSVLLSAAILSVIGGRVIDRVGKVQFMTPAILIFAAGLAAMFFVRGMVPVILAGIVMITGLMLTLASTSATIRDYTPADRVGNVQGLRMIAAVLIPMIIGPFIGSSVIIGANETYLDLGVEKQVPTPWIFVAAAIVVLLALIPVRKLAKS; translated from the coding sequence ATGGCCACCACCGCCGCTACTTCAGCGCCCACTCGTCTAGGTGGCCGCACCTGGACATCCCTCGTGATTTTGGGCCTCGTCGGCCAGCTCGCGTGGGCTGTCGAGAACATGTACCTCAACCTGTTCGTCTACGACACGATTACGGATGACCCCACGGCAATTGCGGTGATGGTTGCGGCGAGCGCAATCACGGCAACGCTGGCGACGTTCCTCGTCGGAGCGGCATCCGACCGGCTGCGCAAGCGACGCATCTTCATCGCGGGCGGCTACGTTCTTTGGGGGCTCTCAACGGCGGCCTTCGGCTTTGTCAGCGTCGACGGCATTGCCACGATCGCCGCAGCCGGCAACGCCGTGGTCATCACCGTCGTCGCAGTAATCCTGCTGGACTGCATCATGAGCCTGTTCGGCTCAGGCGCCAACGACGCAGCCTTCAATGCGTGGGTTACCGAATCGACCGTTCCGAGCAATCGGGGACGCGTCGAGGGCGTGCTCTCCGTAATGCCTCTTCTGGCCATGCTCATTGTCTTCGGCGGCTTCGACGGGCTCACGCAGGCTGGGCAGTGGCGCGAGTTCTTCATCATCATCGGCCTGCTCACGACTTCGGTCGGCGTGCTCGCCTGGTTTCTGGTCAAGGACTCCCCCACGATGCAGGCGCAGACCGACGGCTACCTGAAGGCCGTAATCCACGGGCTGCGCCCCAGCGTGATGCGCGCGACCCCTCAGCTCTACGTGACCCTCGCGGTGCTTGCCGTCGTGAGCATCGGCGCCCAGGTCTTCATGCCATACCTGATCATCTACATCCAGCGGTATTTGCGCATCGACGGCTATGCGATCGTGCTCGGAAGCGTGCTCCTGTCGGCGGCAATCCTCAGCGTGATCGGCGGCCGCGTGATCGACAGGGTGGGCAAGGTGCAGTTCATGACGCCCGCGATCCTGATCTTCGCTGCAGGGCTTGCCGCCATGTTCTTCGTGCGCGGCATGGTGCCCGTGATCCTCGCGGGCATCGTCATGATCACTGGTCTCATGCTCACTCTCGCCTCGACCTCCGCGACCATTCGGGACTACACGCCCGCCGACCGGGTCGGCAACGTTCAAGGGCTGCGGATGATCGCTGCCGTGCTCATCCCCATGATTATCGGCCCGTTCATCGGCTCAAGCGTGATCATCGGCGCCAACGAGACGTACCTCGACCTCGGCGTCGAGAAGCAGGTTCCCACCCCGTGGATCTTCGTTGCCGCGGCCATCGTCGTGCTTCTCGCCCTGATCCCGGTGCGAAAGCTGGCGAAGTCGTGA